In the Emys orbicularis isolate rEmyOrb1 chromosome 3, rEmyOrb1.hap1, whole genome shotgun sequence genome, one interval contains:
- the MEA1 gene encoding male-enhanced antigen 1, producing the protein MAAELVAARTMGPERICPNEHEELGPQEVPEGALDPPGDWSSEEPEEEEEEEGGNGYFYQPLSQDPELGSWGQGSLAPEGIPGPAETAPGIQERLQMLRLHLPDPPVDSEEEDEEDGAAAQSSRSSIPMDPAHVELVKRTMAGVKLPTLGIPAWASEISDDQWTAMVQRTLQARQSLSTSRPEWK; encoded by the exons ATGGCCGCGGAGCTGGTGGCTGCACGGACAATGGGCCCCGAGCGGATCTGTCCCAATGAGCACGAGGAGCTGGGCCCGCAGGAGGTGCCTGAGGGAGCCCTGGACCCCCCCGGAGACTGGAGCAGCGAGGagcccgaggaggaggaggaggaagagggcgGCAATGGCTACTTCtaccagcccctgagccaggATCCAGAGCTGGGGTCGTGGGGCCAGGGTTCGCTGGCCCCTGAGGGGATACCGGGCCCTGCAGAGACAGCCCCTGGCATCCAGGAGCGATTGCAG ATGCTGAGGCTGCACCTGCCGGACCCCCCTGTGGATAgcgaggaggaggacgaggaggacgGAGCTGCAGCTCAGAGCAGCCGAAGTTCCATCCCCATGGATCCAG CACACGTGGAGTTGGTGAAAAGGACGATGGCTGGCGTGAAGCTCCCTACCCTGGGGATCCCTGCATGGGCCAGCGAGATCTCGGATGATCAGTGGACGGCTATGGTGCAGCGAACGCTGCAGGCCAGGCAGAGTCTCAGCACCTCTAGGCCGGAATGGAAATGA